In the Pleuronectes platessa chromosome 8, fPlePla1.1, whole genome shotgun sequence genome, one interval contains:
- the hvcn1 gene encoding voltage-gated hydrogen channel 1, giving the protein MAQYLRHFTTVGDEQPAPFEEELHAISEELSPATGLFPTTLTFRDSLKRLYTSERFQVLVVCLVILDAMFVLAELLIDLSVIHLEHDHIARQVFHYLSLALLTFFMVELAGKLFAYRLEFFQHKFEVFDGLVVVVSFVLDIVVLFHEDAFDGMGLLILLRLWRVARIINGILLSVKTRADQRLHKLKESYDHLVQRVTELQERTDKLEQEKQKLEAVLKKHGIDF; this is encoded by the exons ATGGCTCAATACTTGAGGCATTTCACCACTGTTGGTGATGAGCAGCCGGCTCCGTTTGAAGAAGAGCTGCATGCGATCAGCGAGGAGCTGAGCCCGGCCACAGGACTGTTCCCAACAACACTGACCTTCAGGGATTCACTGAAGAGACTCTACACCTCTGAGCGGTTCCAG GTGTTGGTGGTGTGTTTGGTCATCCTGGATGCCATGTTTGTTCTGGCAGAGTTGCTTATAGATCTGTCGGTTATCCATCTGGAACATGACCACATTGCTCGTCAG GTATTTCACTACCTGAGTCTGGCTCTACTCACTTTCTTCATGGTGGAGCTGGCTGGTAAGCTTTTTGCTTACCGCCTGGAGTTCTTCCAACACAAGTTTGAAGTATTTGATGGTTTGGTTGTGGTGGTGTCCTTTGTGTTGGACATTGTCGTCCTTTTCCACGAGGATGCCTTTGATGGGATGGGTCTCCTCATCCTACTGCGACTCTGGAGGGTGGCCAGAATTATCAATG GAATCCTGTTGTCAGTGAAAACCCGTGCAGACCAGAGGCTCCACAAGCTCAAGGAAAGCTACGACCACCTCGTTCAGAGAGTCACTGAGCTACAGGAGCGCACCGATAAACTG GaacaagagaaacagaaacttgAAGCCGTCCTGAAGAAGCACGGCATAGACTTCTAA